The Rattus rattus isolate New Zealand chromosome 1, Rrattus_CSIRO_v1, whole genome shotgun sequence genome includes a region encoding these proteins:
- the LOC116889849 gene encoding olfactory receptor 5B12-like, whose protein sequence is MTLMENISEVTEFILVGLTDAPELQIPLFIIFTLIYLITLFGNLGMIMLILLDSRLHTPMYFFLCNLSLVDCVYASAITPKVMEAFFTGNNTISFNGCAAQMFFFVAFIAIESLILASMAYDRHAAVCKPLHYTTIMTSTTCIVIATCCYMCGILQSSIHVALAFRLSFCHSNMINHFFCDIPPLLTISCSDTHTNEITLLILATLDVVFTLLVILNTYLLIFIAILRMRSAEAQRKAFSTCASHLITVSIFFGSLIFMYLQPSSSHSMDTDKIASVFYTMVIPMLNPLVYSLRNKEVKNAFKKVVGKLMSSFS, encoded by the coding sequence ATGACTTTGATGGAAAATATTTCAGAGGTTACTGAATTTATTCTTGTAGGGTTAACAGATGCCCCAGAACTGCAGATCCCTTTGTTTATTATCTTCACTCTCATTTATTTGATCACACTGTTTGGAAATCTTGGGATGATCATGCTGATTCTCCTTGACTCCAGACTCCACactcccatgtactttttcctctgtAACCTCTCCCTGGTGGACTGTGTTTATGCCTCAGCAATAACCCCAAAGGTGATGGAAGCTTTTTTCACAGGAAATAATACCATATCCTTCAATGGGTGTGCTGCTCAGATGTTCTTCTTTGTAGCCTTTATTGCTATTGAAAGTTTGATCCTTGCCTCAATGGCATATGACCGTCATGCAGCAGTGTGCAAACCTCTGCACTACACTACCATCATGACAAGTACTACTTGCATTGTAATTGCCACTTGTTGCTACATGTGTGGAATCCTGCAATCCTCTATCCATGTTGCTCTTGCATTTCGTCTTTCCTTCTGTCATTCAAATATGATTAATCACTTTTTCTGTGACATTCCCCCACTGTTGACTATTTCTTGTTCTGACACCCACACAAATGAAATCACCCTCCTCATCTTGGCTACATTGGATGTTGTTTTCACTCTCTTGGTTATCTTAAACACATACCTGCTAATTTTCATTGCTATCCTGAGGATGCGTTCAGCTGAAGCACAGAGGAAGGCTTTCTCTACCTGTGCTTCCCATCTTATCACTGTGTCCATCTTCTTTGGTTCCCttatattcatgtatttacaGCCCAGCTCCAGTCACTCAATGGATACAGACAAAATTGCATCTGTTTTTTATACAATGGTTATTCCTATGTTGAACCCTTTGGTCTACAGCTTGAggaacaaagaagtcaaaaatgcATTTAAGAAGGTTGTTGGAAAATTAATGTCTTCATTTAGCTGA